The DNA region CAGAAGGTGAAGGTATGGAAGGTGCactctgacagctgaagacAAGCAGCCGTGCATGCATGTTAAGGCGTATAAGTGGATTGGAGCGcgtgggcgtgcacgtgtgaaacTCAAAGAACGCTCACGGGGCTGACCTGTGCGGCAGGGCTCGCCTCACAGTAATGCTGACACTGTTCACAGTGGTGAAAGGCATTGTGGGCCGCGAACCGGGTCAGACGTACGGGCTTGGTCTCCCTCTTGGCTGGTATTTCTCCAGTTTGCCAAACGTCTTCAGAGTGGAAAAGGAAATCAGACATATTATAAATTATACAAACCATTTACGTTGCATGAATTTActttttaaacaatttaatttaTAGATTAATAAGTGAAGAGAAGTAGAACTTTAAAGTAAGTTAATAAAGTGCATCTACCCTTAAATTACACAATATTACATTTGGTCACTGTcgtctgtgtttctgctgaccTTTTGTGACCTTCAGCATTCTTTCGGTGTAAACGGGACTGATCTTCCTGAACTTAGGGTCCTTGGGGTTCGGGTCAAAGGGAAGCTTTCGAATCTCTTCAATGTCGGGCCACTGGGTATTGACTGGAGCCGTGACCTCGGACGGTTCTGGAGAGGCAAACAGGAAACGATGTAATTATCCGTTGTATTTTCCAAAACATACCTGGTCAGATTAACCGTATAAAGATGAGACGTTGGggttcaccttcctcctcctcttcttcttcatcatacACATCGACCTCTAGTAGCCTGATGAGCATTCGAAACAGGATACGTAGAAACTGAAGGTAGGCACCGGTTTTTCCCACCTGGCATAATGAGATGCCCAACATTTGTCATATGCTGTTATAATCTCAGTTCACCCTTCATATATAAAATATACACTGTTCTCCATAAAACTATCGTAAAAAGAGGCATATAAAGAGGAATGCTTCTGAAAATAGGTCAGCAGCGTATGTTTAGAATATTTAGGATGGTTTACCTGCGGGGGTCCACTGAGCAGTAGACGTCGTGGATGGGCTGCGGCTGGAGCCTCACAGTCAGCGTGATGCTGCCTGGCAGTGGTCCACTGGCGGTAATACGCGCTCTGCTCTGCCCCCTGCAGGTTTGGAGTAAGGACGGGCCTTAGCGGACTGTTCCAGGCCACGTCTGCATGgggcagcagagaaaaggagCTCAGCTGAGTCCCGGACTCCCCGGAAAGTAGGTTGTACGCCGCCCGGGACATGATGACCGTCCGTGGTGACACGCGGGTGGGCTTAGCCTCCCGGCAACCCTGTGTGGACTGGCTGGGCTtctgggtggaggaggaggatgggcagggggaggaagaagaggagctggagtaAAAAGAAGGTGGGGTCTTGGACACTTTGGAGGGGTTGGGGGTGAAGTGGCTTCCCAGGGAGTCGCACTCTTGCTTGAAGACTTGCGTTAGTGTGCTCATGTCTACGAGGCCTTCAGCaggacaggtggaggtggaggtggagggctTCTGCAGAGATACATCAGAGGAACTTACACCATTCTCTGCCAAGGAGCCTGAGGGGGGACATGAATAAAAGAGTGGACCCGTTACACATCATATGATATAGCATCAGAGATCATATATTCTATTAAAAAATCCTCATTTATTGAACAGATTCCTCAGACTTACCAGAAGTTCTGGTTGCGGCGCTACCATTGCTCTGCGGTCTTTCCAGCTCATCTCCGTCATTTGTGGTCTTCTCACCATCCGATTCATGAGGGGCCGCAGACTTGGAGGGCTCCTGTACCACACTCAGCGACACATATGTGCAGGCCAGAcccacctcctgctccagggCCGTGCGAGTCAGGTAGCTGGAGTCTATCAGGCGCAAGTCACTGTATTTCAGAGACCTAGACGGGTAACAGAGGAAGATTTGTGAGTTTCTTCTGTTCTAGTGGGTCTGGCGGTAGATACAGGGACTAACAAGGCGATCTTGTTGGAAAATCAAAAGTTTTACTCACAATAAAAGTAAATTCTTGCGGGTAATGTAGTGTTTGGGTGTCTGGCCATACCTGGGAAATGTTTCTCCAAGAGGATCTTTCCCAGTGAGGATGACAATACAGGGAAGCCCGTCCAGATCCTCATACGTGTGAGGGACCCAGTCTTCATTCTCACAAGCTCTCCAAGCCTGTTGTCCATTAATACAGCATGAGTTAAAAAGGAGGCCAAAAAAATTAAGAATGCTAGAATAACTTGGTTAACTTGAATTTtagatgattttgttttttcttctcaccCTGAGGCGGTTTATGAAGCTTCTGGGCAGGCTGAGCTCGGTGACAGGACTTCCCAGCAACACAGCGAAGCAATACTGGAGACCCAGTTTGTCCCTCACATCCTCCAGCCGCTCCCGGGCGAGCATGGCCAGCTGGAGCGATGGGACTCGAACGAGCAGCATGTGACCACGGCCACGTGAGCCCTCTCTACTCGGCGCATTGATCAGATCCTCTACCATGCCAAGGGTCTCCGGGGTGATGTGGTCTCTCAGGGACGGAGTTGAGGTCAGCGCCATCATGGCCTCGGTGTACTGCTGAATCAGCAGGTAGCTGCGGATCACCATGCTGTGCAGGTGTGGATGTCTGCAATGAGCATAAAGGACAGTTGTGTCAAATCATGGGTGCGGGGGATATGATAATAAACAACATCTGACCAAACGCACCTTTCCAACAGAGTGTGCACCATCTTCTCAAAGGCGTCGTCACAACGCAGGATGGGGCTGGCCACGCCCCACTGCAGGGAGCTGCTGTAGTCCCGCAGGCCAAAATACGCCAActcctgctgcccctgctgggAGAAAGATCAATACTGACCGTTGGGGCAATTTTGTCTGAAGTTTAATAGCGCATACTCAAGATTTTGAAGCTTATTCAtctgagaatttttttttaaaaagtgatcaAAAATAAAATAGCCATTGGCTATCAGAGTAAGTAAACTGATGGAGGACATTTTTAGAAGGCGCGCTTTTCCTGAAATCTCCCATTACATGTCAGAGCAAACATCAGTGTTAGTGCAGATGACGGCCACTAGGTGGAGCCGCTGAAGTACAGTTGTCCATACCTACTTCTTTAAGTATGGATTTATGAACCATCAATTCAGTATCACtgggtttgtttcttttcattttcaaatttcAAGAACACTCACCAGACTCTCGCTGGAGGGCCAGTGAACCTCGTTGTGAATGCTGATGCGCGACTGGCGGGTCTGCAGCGTGTATGGGAAacagctgacctgcagcaccaggaggTTCATGGCGTTGACGACTTCCTGGCAGTTCACCACACGGTCAGCCAAGCCCTGCAGCTCGCCATGGCAAACAGAGCCCGATAAAGCactgaaagaggaggaggaagtgtttGTCACCTGCCagagccccccaccaccaccaccaccacacatgGTAACACAGCTGTTCTGGACATTTCAGATGCAAATAAAAAAGTTTTCTCAGAATTTTAAAGAGTcttgaggaaaacaggaagtgacctatTTTGTGCAGCAATACCAAGCTTGAAATGAGCAGCTCCCCGCCGTTACCGACATGCATTAGCAAATTAAGTAAAGGATTTATGTCAACTACAATTGTTGCCACATAAAAGAAACTTAATGAGGTCTTTTGAACAAACACTGCAGTAGCTCTTTGTCCTATTTCTGTCCTCACACAGCTGCTCTCTTTTCTTCACCAAGAGGACAAGGTTAAGATGTGCAGCCATAACACCTCAGATTTAACTGTCAACACCAAACACCCGTGTCAGCAACTTTCCGTGTTTCTGGATCTCACCTCGTGAGGTCAACATGTGAGTTGTCGTGAATGAGAACAAACAGGGTGTACGGATTCTGTCTGACTTTCTTCATGAAGGCTTCCATCTTGGCGTGGACGTCGGCGTCCAAACGCACCACGTACTTGTCGGCCTTCTGGTGTGCGGAGATGCCGTCTTCGATTCCCAGGTCCACCAGCACTCCTGCACACAGTTTCTCCAGGTTATAACACAAACGCAACACCCCAAGTTGTTAAAGGcgtgcaacaaaaaaaaaatgggaaagATTCTGTCAGACGCAAACCTGATTGTCGGATGCGCTGTGCTGTTTGGTGCACCAGAATATGGGACGGTGGGACCAGAATAAGAAACTCCACTTTACAAAAACGACCCAAATCGAGGTTCTGGTTCCCTGAGTCGGCGATGGAGCAGACCTGGGAAAGGAGGCTCCGTGCCACGCTCAGCTGTGCTGGATAGATCTGAAAGAGTTTCTGTAGTGGTTCTGCTAGAAGAACAAGAGATAAACAAATATTGGCGTCAACCAAGCGCACGGcatcatttacagtatttacaaaTGTAGAATATTGATCGTCGTGGCAGCAGCGCGCTAGACAGAGAGCAGTCTAACCTCTGTCGGATGGCGGTGACATGCTGGCAGCCTCCTGGGAATGAATATAGTCAGTGACATCTGCCTGAAAGGGCTGGATGACCTGTCCCTTCCGTCTGCGCTGGTATCGCACCAGCTGCTTGTCGAGATTGTCCCCTGAAAACAAGAAATCACCATAGTTACACACGAGCCTTTAACCCAGGTCAATACAGCTCTGCCCAGGTCTGATGTAGAGGGGACACAGAAGGCTGGCAGTGAATTAGCTTATGCTGAGGCCACTGAAAGCTTGACAGGCTGCATATATGAATATACCATGTATGAAACTataaatgcacatttaaatgtGACTTGTGGATGTCACACTCACCCAGTGATGTGGTTTTGAAATGAGAGGCCAAAACGCTGACTTTACCCGTAATGAGTTCATAGCTGATCTCCTTTAAATACTCATTGGTTGTTAGCATCCCTTCAGCTAACGCGCGCGCTTGGTATTTTCCTGCAGACAGCATTGAAATAAGGATGAGATTGTTACAAATTTCACACGCGGGTCAAGGTTACAGCCGTGTCTAGCGATTCCACGATGCGGCACTCACCAAAAACCAGAATGCAGAACTCGCTTCTGCTCATTTTCGAGGCACATATGATGACGACATAGGTGGGCAGGCACTTCTGGTGTTGGGGACCCTCGCTGAGGGAGCGGAGTGACTCAGAGATCCCCTCACCCAAAGAGTTATGGGTGACCACTACTTGAACGGTGCCGCCGGAGACGCTCGCTTCCAGCCGTGCCAACCAGGGCAGCTGTGATGGCGAGATGACGGGACCCCCGGGGCAAGAGAACATGGCCTTTAACATaatctgctccagctcctctctcagaGGGATTTGTTCTGAGCCtggaaaaatatcaaaataataaaaagtttTAACAATGTCTGCTATGCTGCAGTGATGGACCCGAGTGATAAGAACAGTATCAGCAAGGGGTATTTTCATATGGATTTACATGTTTTGTCTCCTTccagtttgggtttttgttACTTACGTAAACGTGCAAGATACTGTAATGTAAGCAGAATCATCGCCTCCACGCAGAAAAGCTGGCTGCTGTTGATGCCCAACGTCTCCAAGGTCTTCTCTGTCAGCTGGTTGCTCTTATAGCagctgaccagcagggggctcaCTACTATGTCCCCTACGTTGCCATAGAAGTATGGTAAAGTGCCATGCCCTGGAAACCAGTGTTAATGGACAACAGTCAGACTTAATTTAGTCAGAAACAATTGGAAATTAAAAGTTATTTGTCTACATTTGCCACTGTATGCAGCTAGAGTAAAACCACGATTTGAGTAACTTTCATGGCTTGTATATGGataaaaagggggaaagaagGCTATCTGATAACGCCACCTTTTATTACCTTTTTACTATAGTAGTGAAAAGTTGTTAATGTTTATTATGAAGCATCCAAATCAAACTACAGCTCGTACCGATGAGAATGACAGGGCGAACGCCTGACGAGTTGAGCAGATTGTTGGGGACGATAACCGTCTCTCCCATGGTGACGGGTAGTGGCTGAATGACTCCTGTCGCAGGTGGCTGAGGAGTGGACACTAAAACAGCCCCTGGAAGAAAATCAGTCACACAACATGGATCCTATAGGTTCATTTCTGTCATTCTGAACATTTTTCATGGTGTACTGGCACTGGTTTGAGTTTTTAGACACTTCTGCCAGAGTGTTATATTTGAATAACCGAAATATTACCGGCAAGAGAAGGAAAATCGAGGCCGACAATTTATTTGAAATGATGGTAATATCCTGTATTTATAACCTCAACATGATGTGGTTGACATCTTCCTCAATCAtgcaatttttaaaatcctttttgcAACTCAACCCTCGAGCACTGTCTCCATGGAGATGCTGAATCAATCATCCATAGCGAGACGGGGACGTTGGTGGCATATGCGTCTTAATGACAAAGCCCCGTGCTGGCACACCCATTCGAGCAGAAGACATGTCACGAGAAAAAGACCGTGGACTGACCAGGAGAACACACGATCGGCCGGATCGGCGGCACGGGGACGGCCGTTGGTGGGACGGGTACCATCGAGTTAGGGTGCCAGCTCCGATGACGCTTCTTGGGAGGCCCCGAGTTCATGGTAAAAGACACTGAAATTAAAAAACACCCAAATTGTCAgagccacattaaaaaaaaatcatttatgtAGAAATGAAACGGAAACAAGTAGCATTTCCACTCACCTGGACTGTCTCCTAATTCTGCGGCGCGATAGGCCGGACTTTGAACGGCTAACGAGACCTGAGAGGGGCTCAGCAAGGGAGGGCGGCCGTCGACGCCCAGACCGTTCGTCGGCCCGTTCACCCTTAAAGCGGTCGGTACTGAAGACGGGGACACAACAACATGCACAGTTAAGACCGGAATCCAACTGGTTCTGGTTCCGTCCGACAGATTCACCTAAAAACACTAATGTGGGAATTCCCtattttaaaaaaggcaaaatgaataaataaacaaaacttTTTATTTGTCAAGGTAGAGTAACGCATATAACAAATCAATGCCGAGAGCTTCCTATTGATTTCCTATATATGGACGGGTAACTCCAACGACCACATTGGATATTTTCCAATCCCATCTCTTCAATGTTTGCAATATGCTAAAACATCGATCGGTGTGTGTAGCCTTTTCTCATCAATAACACAACCTTGTAAAGGGGCTAATGGATAGCGGGACCTTAAAAAGTCATTACAGCGTGCCTTCCTCCAGTATTGATTAGTGTGTAGCTGTGGGTACACACTCGCgcatgtgtgtctttgtgtttgtgcctcagCTTGGTTTGGCTCTAAGGTCAGTGATTGCTCTATCTGCTAATGCTCACGCTTTTTTTGAAGTCACCCGTAACCAAGCAACACATTTGTCAGCCAGGAATTTACTATTTATTATATGTTTCCAGTAAATTATCCTAAAAatagaattaaattaaatattaatgtagGTGCAATGGGAATGGGGCTTTTACTGTACATGGAAGCGACATGTTCTCACGAGGAAAGGATCAAACTCACCGAGCGGAAGAGTTTTTCCATTCCCGGGCGTGGAGGCCAGAGGTTTGAGGAAATTATTGTCTCGGCTGTAGTCCTGGTTCCCGAAGAAGACGGAGGACGCTTGTGTCATTCTGGTAGGTGGAGAATCTGGAGAAGAATGATTCCACGTGTCATTTTCTAAAAATATTGCATCCTTGTCAAGTGCCTGAACGCAACATATTCCCCTGCTCTGCCTGCTGGTTGTGGACGCCCCCGACCGTCATTGacccccctactaccagaacaccttccacgTTTTGTCCACCCCGAGGCTCGAACCatgaaccctctgcttctcagctcagGTCCCATCAGACTGAGCTCAAAAACCAGGAGGGGTCAAAAGCtcccaggtcagaggtcagagggcatTTACAACACTGTGTGACCTCGCCATAAAAACGTACATATTTCTATAAAGAGGTCACCCTTGGCCTTGTTCCATGACAGCGCCACTTTATTGACCTCCTGTCTTACATTTACAGCTTCCACCCACAGTCGGCTGAGCGCCGCCTCACCTGAGAGGGAAAGCGGCGAGCGTTTGCCgttttctttgctgctgtg from Takifugu flavidus isolate HTHZ2018 chromosome 15, ASM371156v2, whole genome shotgun sequence includes:
- the greb1l gene encoding GREB1-like protein isoform X2 yields the protein MGNSYAGQLKSARFEEALHNSIEASLRSSSGDPQPIFTQLYLDPEPYPSGSVEEMKSKVELNGREPPGHGLINGNSSNDPEELEEEDDSDSSSPTLPYLQAPPPDGCCTQDGFCQAGKDLRLVSMATEPIEVPAGFELVGAKSPSVPENILVCAVDRRFLPDENGKNALLGFSGNCVGCGEKGFRYFTEFSNHINLKLSTQPKKQKHLKYYLVKNPQGALCKGPLICWKDCKTRQFSSSASTSKPNSASSHSSKENGKRSPLSLSDSPPTRMTQASSVFFGNQDYSRDNNFLKPLASTPGNGKTLPLVPTALRVNGPTNGLGVDGRPPLLSPSQVSLAVQSPAYRAAELGDSPVSFTMNSGPPKKRHRSWHPNSMVPVPPTAVPVPPIRPIVCSPGAVLVSTPQPPATGVIQPLPVTMGETVIVPNNLLNSSGVRPVILIGHGTLPYFYGNVGDIVVSPLLVSCYKSNQLTEKTLETLGINSSQLFCVEAMILLTLQYLARLRSEQIPLREELEQIMLKAMFSCPGGPVISPSQLPWLARLEASVSGGTVQVVVTHNSLGEGISESLRSLSEGPQHQKCLPTYVVIICASKMSRSEFCILVFGKYQARALAEGMLTTNEYLKEISYELITGKVSVLASHFKTTSLGDNLDKQLVRYQRRRKGQVIQPFQADVTDYIHSQEAASMSPPSDREPLQKLFQIYPAQLSVARSLLSQVCSIADSGNQNLDLGRFCKVEFLILVPPSHILVHQTAQRIRQSGVLVDLGIEDGISAHQKADKYVVRLDADVHAKMEAFMKKVRQNPYTLFVLIHDNSHVDLTSALSGSVCHGELQGLADRVVNCQEVVNAMNLLVLQVSCFPYTLQTRQSRISIHNEVHWPSSESLQGQQELAYFGLRDYSSSLQWGVASPILRCDDAFEKMVHTLLERHPHLHSMVIRSYLLIQQYTEAMMALTSTPSLRDHITPETLGMVEDLINAPSREGSRGRGHMLLVRVPSLQLAMLARERLEDVRDKLGLQYCFAVLLGSPVTELSLPRSFINRLRAWRACENEDWVPHTYEDLDGLPCIVILTGKDPLGETFPRSLKYSDLRLIDSSYLTRTALEQEVGLACTYVSLSVVQEPSKSAAPHESDGEKTTNDGDELERPQSNGSAATRTSGSLAENGVSSSDVSLQKPSTSTSTCPAEGLVDMSTLTQVFKQECDSLGSHFTPNPSKVSKTPPSFYSSSSSSSPCPSSSSTQKPSQSTQGCREAKPTRVSPRTVIMSRAAYNLLSGESGTQLSSFSLLPHADVAWNSPLRPVLTPNLQGAEQSAYYRQWTTARQHHADCEAPAAAHPRRLLLSGPPQVGKTGAYLQFLRILFRMLIRLLEVDVYDEEEEEEEEPSEVTAPVNTQWPDIEEIRKLPFDPNPKDPKFRKISPVYTERMLKVTKDVWQTGEIPAKRETKPVRLTRFAAHNAFHHCEQCQHYCEASPAAQLSECTFHTFTFCSSMLGEEVQLQFIIPKSKEQHFVFSQEGSHLESMRLQLVSTKDPSLLKSPIFTPTTGRHEHGLLNLFHAMEGIPHLHILVVKQFEMSLYRKFWPNHILLVLPATFNSAGVGAARFMIKELSYHNLELERNRLEEQSVKRQDVWPFIVMMDDSCVLWNNHQSPDSRDTSDGDSTNMSLKTVLQHMENTPKISQYAMCGIRKWNSGIARSHSQPFSRCHLHDFVMLNVDLTQNVQYDLNRYSCEEVDFNLRVNTSGLQLCRFNYFSLMKKHIPVGGNEDFTVKPKLMEMENLAPISPSQYVCAPDSEQTLLDAPAHFLLERFLQSCSHRLFPKAVQNRSNPVLSIDNFLNISPEISVCYINSRPHSTNLKHEGLVFSGLLLYLCDSFVVSGFLKKFHFLKGATLCVISQDRSSLRQTIVRLELEDEWQFRLRDEFQTANCSEDRPLYFLTGRHV
- the greb1l gene encoding GREB1-like protein isoform X4, whose translation is MGNSYAGQLKSARFEEALHNSIEASLRSSSGDPQPIFTQLYLDPEPYPSGSVEEMKSKVELNGREPPGHGLINGNSSNDPEELEEEDDSDSSSPTLPYLQAPPPDGCCTQDGFCQAGKDLRLVSMATEPIEVPAGFELVGAKSPSVPENILVCAVDRRFLPDENGKNALLGFSGNCVGCGEKGFRYFTEFSNHINLKLSTQPKKQKHLKYYLVKNPQGALCKGPLICWKDCKTRQFSSSASTSKPNSASSHSSKENGKRSPLSLSDSPPTRMTQASSVFFGNQDYSRDNNFLKPLASTPGNGKTLPLVPTALRVNGPTNGLGVDGRPPLLSPSQVSLAVQSPAYRAAELGDSPVSFTMNSGPPKKRHRSWHPNSMVPVPPTAVPVPPIRPIVCSPGAVLVSTPQPPATGVIQPLPVTMGETVIVPNNLLNSSGVRPVILIGHGTLPYFYGNVGDIVVSPLLVSCYKSNQLTEKTLETLGINSSQLFCVEAMILLTLQYLARLRSEQIPLREELEQIMLKAMFSCPGGPVISPSQLPWLARLEASVSGGTVQVVVTHNSLGEGISESLRSLSEGPQHQKCLPTYVVIICASKMSRSEFCILVFGKYQARALAEGMLTTNEYLKEISYELITGKVSVLASHFKTTSLGDNLDKQLVRYQRRRKGQVIQPFQADVTDYIHSQEAASMSPPSDREPLQKLFQIYPAQLSVARSLLSQVCSIADSGNQNLDLGRFCKVEFLILVPPSHILVHQTAQRIRQSGVLVDLGIEDGISAHQKADKYVVRLDADVHAKMEAFMKKVRQNPYTLFVLIHDNSHVDLTSALSGSVCHGELQGLADRVVNCQEVVNAMNLLVLQVSCFPYTLQTRQSRISIHNEVHWPSSESLGQQELAYFGLRDYSSSLQWGVASPILRCDDAFEKMVHTLLERHPHLHSMVIRSYLLIQQYTEAMMALTSTPSLRDHITPETLGMVEDLINAPSREGSRGRGHMLLVRVPSLQLAMLARERLEDVRDKLGLQYCFAVLLGSPVTELSLPRSFINRLRAWRACENEDWVPHTYEDLDGLPCIVILTGKDPLGETFPRSLKYSDLRLIDSSYLTRTALEQEVGLACTYVSLSVVQEPSKSAAPHESDGEKTTNDGDELERPQSNGSAATRTSGSLAENGVSSSDVSLQKPSTSTSTCPAEGLVDMSTLTQVFKQECDSLGSHFTPNPSKVSKTPPSFYSSSSSSSPCPSSSSTQKPSQSTQGCREAKPTRVSPRTVIMSRAAYNLLSGESGTQLSSFSLLPHADVAWNSPLRPVLTPNLQGAEQSAYYRQWTTARQHHADCEAPAAAHPRRLLLSGPPQVGKTGAYLQFLRILFRMLIRLLEVDVYDEEEEEEEEPSEVTAPVNTQWPDIEEIRKLPFDPNPKDPKFRKISPVYTERMLKVTKDVWQTGEIPAKRETKPVRLTRFAAHNAFHHCEQCQHYCEASPAAQLSECTFHTFTFCSSMLGEEVQLQFIIPKSKEQHFVFSQEGSHLESMRLQLVSTKDPSLLKSPIFTPTTGRHEHGLLNLFHAMEGIPHLHILVVKQFEMSLYRKFWPNHILLVLPATFNSAGVGAARFMIKELSYHNLELERNRLEEQSVKRQDVWPFIVMMDDSCVLWNNHQSPDSRDTSDGDSTNMSLKTVLQHMENTPKISQYAMCGIRKWNSGIARSHSQPFSRCHLHDFVMLNVDLTQNVQYDLNRYSCEEVDFNLRVNTSGLQLCRFNYFSLMKKHIPVGGNEDFTVKPKLMEMENLAPISPSQYVCAPDSEQTLLDAPAHFLLERFLQSCSHRLFPKAVQNRSNPVLSIDNFLNISPEISVCYINSRPHSTNLKHEGLVFSGLLLYLCDSFVVSGFLKKFHFLKGATLCVISQDRSSLRQTIVRLELEDEWQFRLRDEFQTANCSEDRPLYFLTGRHV
- the greb1l gene encoding GREB1-like protein isoform X3 — translated: MGNSYAGQLKSARFEEALHNSIEASLRSSSGDPQPIFTQLYLDPEPYPSGSVEEMKSKVELNGREPPGHGLINGNSSNDPEELEEEDDSDSSSPTLPYLQAPPPDGCCTQDGFCQAGKDLRLVSMATEPIEVPAGFELVGAKSPSVPENILVCAVDRRFLPDENGKNALLGFSGNCVGCGEKGFRYFTEFSNHINLKLSTQPKKQKHLKYYLVKNPQGALCKGPLICWKDCKTRQFSSSASTSKPNSASSHSSKENGKRSPLSLSDSPPTRMTQASSVFFGNQDYSRDNNFLKPLASTPGNGKTLPLVPTALRVNGPTNGLGVDGRPPLLSPSQVSLAVQSPAYRAAELGDSPVSFTMNSGPPKKRHRSWHPNSMVPVPPTAVPVPPIRPIVCSPGAVLVSTPQPPATGVIQPLPVTMGETVIVPNNLLNSSGVRPVILIGHGTLPYFYGNVGDIVVSPLLVSCYKSNQLTEKTLETLGINSSQLFCVEAMILLTLQYLARLRSEQIPLREELEQIMLKAMFSCPGGPVISPSQLPWLARLEASVSGGTVQVVVTHNSLGEGISESLRSLSEGPQHQKCLPTYVVIICASKMSRSEFCILVFGKYQARALAEGMLTTNEYLKEISYELITGKVSVLASHFKTTSLGDNLDKQLVRYQRRRKGQVIQPFQADVTDYIHSQEAASMSPPSDRAEPLQKLFQIYPAQLSVARSLLSQVCSIADSGNQNLDLGRFCKVEFLILVPPSHILVHQTAQRIRQSGVLVDLGIEDGISAHQKADKYVVRLDADVHAKMEAFMKKVRQNPYTLFVLIHDNSHVDLTSALSGSVCHGELQGLADRVVNCQEVVNAMNLLVLQVSCFPYTLQTRQSRISIHNEVHWPSSESLGQQELAYFGLRDYSSSLQWGVASPILRCDDAFEKMVHTLLERHPHLHSMVIRSYLLIQQYTEAMMALTSTPSLRDHITPETLGMVEDLINAPSREGSRGRGHMLLVRVPSLQLAMLARERLEDVRDKLGLQYCFAVLLGSPVTELSLPRSFINRLRAWRACENEDWVPHTYEDLDGLPCIVILTGKDPLGETFPRSLKYSDLRLIDSSYLTRTALEQEVGLACTYVSLSVVQEPSKSAAPHESDGEKTTNDGDELERPQSNGSAATRTSGSLAENGVSSSDVSLQKPSTSTSTCPAEGLVDMSTLTQVFKQECDSLGSHFTPNPSKVSKTPPSFYSSSSSSSPCPSSSSTQKPSQSTQGCREAKPTRVSPRTVIMSRAAYNLLSGESGTQLSSFSLLPHADVAWNSPLRPVLTPNLQGAEQSAYYRQWTTARQHHADCEAPAAAHPRRLLLSGPPQVGKTGAYLQFLRILFRMLIRLLEVDVYDEEEEEEEEPSEVTAPVNTQWPDIEEIRKLPFDPNPKDPKFRKISPVYTERMLKVTKDVWQTGEIPAKRETKPVRLTRFAAHNAFHHCEQCQHYCEASPAAQLSECTFHTFTFCSSMLGEEVQLQFIIPKSKEQHFVFSQEGSHLESMRLQLVSTKDPSLLKSPIFTPTTGRHEHGLLNLFHAMEGIPHLHILVVKQFEMSLYRKFWPNHILLVLPATFNSAGVGAARFMIKELSYHNLELERNRLEEQSVKRQDVWPFIVMMDDSCVLWNNHQSPDSRDTSDGDSTNMSLKTVLQHMENTPKISQYAMCGIRKWNSGIARSHSQPFSRCHLHDFVMLNVDLTQNVQYDLNRYSCEEVDFNLRVNTSGLQLCRFNYFSLMKKHIPVGGNEDFTVKPKLMEMENLAPISPSQYVCAPDSEQTLLDAPAHFLLERFLQSCSHRLFPKAVQNRSNPVLSIDNFLNISPEISVCYINSRPHSTNLKHEGLVFSGLLLYLCDSFVVSGFLKKFHFLKGATLCVISQDRSSLRQTIVRLELEDEWQFRLRDEFQTANCSEDRPLYFLTGRHV